The genomic region GCAATAGCACGTCATGGAAGTTCTCAGAGCAAATTACCATCAAGGTACAGTATATCCACTCAACTTCATAATGTAAAATGATTATGTATTACTTCATACTCCATATTGATTCTAGATTACAATTCTTTCTGTGTGATGTCTGATCTCAAATCATTTAAAGAGAACACCTCCACCCACCCAAAATATTATAGAATCAAAATAACGCAATTTCGGCTCATGTTCCCCAGCAGTTATGTACCACCGACGTCCTTATCCAGACCACTGTGGCCAGAATTGTCCTATATCAGCAGTGACGAAAAGGAGAGGCAGCACAAAGGTGGGGGAAAGGATGACCGATGTACACTAATTGTTGCTTTCTGAATGCTTTCTCAGTTTTGATAAAGCAAAACCTACATTAAACACACATCAAAGACAATTTATGTGAAATATGTGTCCTTTAAAACATTTTAACACTGGCCTATTTTGTAGTGAAAGAGACATTGATTTAGCCGTAGGCTGAAATTTTATTTTTCGATTCAGTGTTTTTGTAATTTACTGTGTCTGAATGATCACTCTCCCATTGCCTTTCAGTGGTTCTAGAAAATGTGAACACCCTTCTTGCAAAGGAAGACTATGGAAGGCTTTTTGCAGTTCTCCATTTTGCAAGTCGACAGTGGAAAGTGACAAATGAAGACCTGATCCTCATTGAAAACCATATTGATGCTGAATGTGGTGACAGGATTAGACTTGAGAAGGTCTGTGTCCTTTATATTCTTAGTGTCATTACTATTTGGAAGGGAAACATTTTccacacatgccaaatctttttagccgTGTCCCAGTTCTTTTTATGCTCTTACTAACTCAATTGCTGTCATTGTCAACCCGAACATCTGTAAATTATTTTATGTATTTTACTAAATTACAGTTCTCAACCACAACATATTTTCGCTCGTCCTATTTTTGGCACACAAATAAGTCACAAATAAGTCTGCAATGTTGGTAGACCCTAGCATCAAGTGCAGTCTTATAGGCTTGCactttttaatggacaaaatccTTCCATCTAATAGGTGCTGCTTGTTGGTGGAGAAGAGTTCACACTGATTGGGAGGCCCCTACTCGGGTAAGTTTTCTAGTTCTATATCATCAACTGGGTGGGCGGATTATGGATGTTTGGGTTTTGAATGTATGCAGTGTCCATTTTGAATATACTGCTCTAATTTTCAAATTTTTAACAGTCATTTCCCCTCTTTTCGCATGTAGTCGTGATTTGGTCAGAGTAGAGGCAACTGTCATTGAGAAGACTGAATCCTGGCCCAAAGTTCACATGCGGTTCTGGAAAAGACACAGATACCAGAAGAAAAgaagtatttcgtttttttttacatgttgaATGTTTTTGATATTTAAACAATGAAGTTAAAATAATCTTTGAAACTGCGTAGTGTACAAATCAAAGCTAGCAACAACACTATTCCTTTATTCCTATAACGCGTATATGAAATGTTTTAATTGGGAAACAATATAAACAACAATACTCTAATGGAAACGTCAAGAATAATATCCCTGGGAGAATTGTCAGCATGAACAAGCGTGTAAAAGCTGCAAGAGTTTGTGTGGGAAAGTGACACATTCCAAGGTATTTTTTGGTTTtgctttgttacattacagccttattataaaattggtaaaatattccccccccccccccccccccccccccccccccatcaatctacacacaataccccataacgacaataaccgttttttagacatttttgcaaatttagtaaaaatgaaaaactgaaatataacatttacacaagtattcagaccctttactcagtactttgttgaagctcctttagcagcgattacagcctcgagtcttcttgggtatcgacgctacaagcgtggcacatctgtattttgggagtttctcctattcttctctgaagatcctctcaagctctgtcaggttggattgggagcgtcgctgtgcagctattttcaggtctctccaaagatgttcgatcaggttcaactctgtgttctggctgggccactcaaggacattatgacttgtcctgaagctctcctgcgttgtctttgctgagtgcttagggtctttgtcctgttggaaagtgaacctttgctccggagcaggttttcatcaaggatctctctactttgctctgttcatcctgactagtctcccagtccctgccgctgaaaaacatccccacagcatgatgccgccaccacaatgcttcaccaatttggggctcccgagtggcacagcatgCTAGAGGCAGCACTACAGAACCTGGTTTgcttccaggctgtatcacaatcggccgtgattgggagttccatagggcggtgcacaattggcccagagtttggccggggtaggccgtgattgtaaataatgtgttcttaactgacatgcctagttaaataaaggttaaataaaatgttaaaaaataaaCGTGGGGAGGTGCCAGGTTTCGTCCAGGCGTgtcgtttggcattcaggccacagagttcaatcttgcttttcagtctttaggtgccttttggcaaacttacTGAGGAgatgcttccatctggccactaccataaaggcctgattggtggagtgctacagagatggttcaGTTTCTGAAagattctcccatttccacagaggaactatgtagctctgtcagtgaccatcgggttcttggtcacctccctgaccaatgcacttctcccccaattgctctgtttggccgggcagccagctctaggaagagtcttggtggttccaaacttcttccatttaaggatgatggaggccactgtgttcttggggaccttcaatgctgtagacattttttgttacccatccccagatctgtgcctcgacacaatcctgtctctgaactctacggacaattctttcgacaattctttggtttttgctctgacatgcactgtcaactgtgggacatagtatagacaggtgtgtacctttccaaatcatgtccaatcaattgaattgaccacaggtggactccaatcaagttgtagaaacatctcattgatgatcaatggaaacaggatgcacctgagctcaatttcgaatctcatagcaaagtgtctgaatatttaaggtatttctgttttggagGATTTTTATACATGTTCAaaaatttctaaaacctgttttcactttgtcattagggggtattgtgtgtagattgatgagggaaaacatgtatttaatccattttacagtaaggctgtaacgtaacaaaatgtggaaaaagtcatggtgtctgactactttctgaatacactgtagTTGGGTGATCACTTGATCATCAATTCTAAGATTCTCTTTTTAGATTCAATGAATGACCTGAATTCCTCTGTCCACACATGCCAATTACTGTTCAAGGATAATTTGATAATGTTTTCTTGGAGTAAACAGGAACATTAAATCTCTCCAGAGAGTGGAAATTCCCCAGGATATCACAACAGAAAAGAGAGGCACACTTGAGGCCTTGCTTTATAATAGCATTTTTTTATTCATTAAACATTCTAAATTATATTCAAACATTCTAAATTATATTCATCCTCTGAAGTAAACTCTGTAAAAGCAGTATGAATAACCTGACAGTGTGTGTTTCAGAATAATGTTGTGTACGTGTGGCTGCTGCAAGACTAACTATTGTCTTTTCCTTTTTCAGTTATTGTGCAACCACAAACAGTGCTTCGGATCAACACAATTGAAGTTGCTCCCAGATTGACTTGATGCTATATgttttgaattgtaaataaacTTTTGGCCAGTGAATGTGCCACTGAAATTTGGAACACATGCTCAGTTGAAATATAATGGGAAAACACATTTATGATCAATATTTGGTATCTTTCAAGTGAATCTTTGTAAATTTGCCTTTTTATGTAATCAGATGTGTTGTATACGTACAATTAAAGCAATCTGTCATAGGTCAATTGTTTATGAATCTGTTGTGAAATCCAGGTGCAGTTTCTCACCTATATGACAAATAGCCATAGGACACCTATGATATCATGTTGCACAGTGGAGAAACCTAGCTTGAAGACAGCAAAGAAGGAAAACTTGAGGTattccagcctggtctcatagactagacataatatacactgctcaaaaaaataaagggaacacttaaacaacacaatgtaactccaagttaatcacacttctgtgaaatcaaactgtccacttaggaagcaacactgattgacaataaatttcacatgctgttgtgcaaatggaatagacaaaaggtggaaattataggcaattagcaagacacccccaaaaaaggagtgattctgcaggtggtgaccacagaccacttctcagttcctatgcttcctggctgatgttttggtcacttttgaatgctggcggtgctctcactctagtggtagcatgagacggagtctacaaccaacacaagtggctcagttagtgcagttcatccaggatggcacatcaatgcgagctgtggcaaaaaggtttgctgtgtctgtcagcgtagtgtccagagcatggaggcgctaccaggagacaggccagtacatcaggagacgtggaggaggccgtaggagggcaacaacccagcagcaggaccgctacctccacctttgtgcaccagagccctgcaaaatgacctccagcaggccacaaatgtgcaacaCATCATTGTGGTAAAACATCATGCAAAGATCAAAATACCTGAGGCCCTCAAGAAAGTTTGATGCCCCTGAGTCTGGGAGGTGTTACAAATCCATTTCCAAGCAATTCGAAGTACATCGTTCTACTGTATGACGGAACATCTACAAATGGAGAAAATTCCAGGCCACTGGCATTCTACCTAGGACAGGTCGTCCCACCAAATTCAGCCCAAGAGCTGACCGAAAGATGCTCATAGAAGTCTCTAAGAACCCCAGGGTAACATCAAGGGATCTACAGGCCTCTTGCTCCAATCAATATCGAAGTGCATGAGTCAACTGTCAGAAAGAGACTGCACGAACTTGGCCTACATGGGAGGTCAGGaaggaagaagcctctgctctCAAAAAAGAACTACAAGACTGACAACACCTGGGTAAAGACCAAAACTACTGGAACAATGTGATCTGGACAAATTAGTCCAGTTATTTGGCTGCAATGCCAGACgctactcaatattaggaaggtgttcctaatgtttggtatactcaggtAGTTTTTAAAATGTGTGATTTTTGTGTTTTTGCCATTCTATAACTAAATATACATTTGTTTTAAAGAGGAAGATGCCCTGCTGATCGAAGAGAAGATAGTGGGGAGATGGATTTGTCATTGTGTACTCTGTAACAGACAGCTTTGACGAGGTCATGTGCCTCTCTTTCCTCGTCAATCCCATCCATTCCTCTTCAGGCGCCTGCAAGTGCTGCCCTTAGCCTCCACCCATAGTTATTGTGGCCAACAAGTAGGACCTTGAGTTTGACCGAATGGTGAGCACTGAGGATGGAGAAGGCCTGTCACGGGGCCATGAGATTTCGGTGCGTGACGGATGGGAAGAGACAGCGGGCGTCTTTACTGTTCTTTATGGAGATGTGATCCAGCCACTTGGCACTTCCCCAGCCTCATTCCGCAGGAGAGCAGTCTCCAAGCTGATGCAGAAGATCCCCAGGATCAACTCCAATCCTCCTGGCAGGCCTGACCGCAGCTTCAGCTTCCGCTCATTCAGGGACTTCCTGCTTGACTGAGCCGGATGGGCTGGGGCTCTGAACAGCGGCTGTGATTTGGTTATTCACAGGGGAAATGTGAAACATGTTGTTTTGGCAGCGTGCCTCTCTAGAATAGCTGTGTTAGTGCTCAATGGGGGAAAAATCATTGACACTTCTGTTTTCAcgatgacattcaaatcagcattgaaaaatggCGCAAGTTTAAATTTGTTCCAcgtgagcgagtctgaccacaagtcagagactatgatgacacaccaaatgtgaaaagagcaggaataggcatttttttgtaggctacagtccaagctatgtcttccaatggtgcgactgctgttggcatccaaagattattattgatatctacatagtgcattgatgtgaatcacactgctgctctctcatttagctttTTGCagcttacggattgtggttgttgtgaatggctgttcacaaatctaattGTGTATTTGAATCCAATTATGGTTGAATTCAAGGAAtctaagctgcctatcaatcattgtttttgaaaccagtgaacagccagtgaaaaatgcgctcttgcaacagctgcatagtgcagatcccagcctatgcaataaaattgtattttattactcaatctaattcatgctgataaaaaaataCATCCATAGGCTTAATGGACACAAGCTCAAACTTGCACACTTGacagacttaaaggggcaatctgtagttgctacatccatttttggacttataaattatatatatatatatatatctatatatatatctccattgattcttgaagaatataacttaaatgcctcatgagctaagttcaactgtcacactccatgagaacccaaaatataagcttgtttttcgccaatgtttgtaaacattgtaaatgtaattaaacactgtatagcctcataatatgtttaaaataataattttgatatcatggatgataAGACCTTACATCCATAGCtatgtctattaatctgagagtggttacatttctccaggcccatccctcagttttttaccaaaacagagcgGGGCggccgttttgttattgtttaatCTGTAGATTTGTCCTTTAAACATCTTCATATTATctagatatcaaagtgtcaccaacaaaaaggtcaACAATAGGTCTATAGCGAATGCAGCagatggcattcatttttcacatgtaaatagcacttttcagtagtgctcaaagcatgccattccatgagcgcagcatttatttttcaactcaaatCAATGCGCCCAaccagtcctccatgacaacatgaTCATAAACAGGGCTGGcaaataagtccttagttttgggatTATGcgcaggtaaaacaatttggctaatctatgcttccatatttccaagtcctattcttgaagaccAAGGGGTATattatttattggaatgactggaattctgatagactttggtttttaatgtaaatatataatttaattgtattattatatttagtagaaagcaatgggttacaagaagcctacataaccaacctaTAAAGTAAAATTTGACAATAtttccatatatggccagctatgtaaactttaacattgatttatccagCAATGGATGTAATTAAATTGGTAACATATatatttgtcttcttctaatgcctcttaaggggaaagtaatctaaaagtaactgaatgtaatcaggtTACATTACTGAGTTTAGGTAATCCAAatgttacattactgattacaatattggacaggtaactagtaactttaacggattacatttagaaagtaacctacccaaccctgtgaACAACAAACCAAATATCAAAAGCATCTAGAAATAAAATGTTGCAGTATCATGTGACTAAAATGAACATTCTGCAGATGTTCTTAATTTAGTAGACAGAGAGTATATTTTTGAAAGTAGAAGAGGCAGGTGTATTTGATCTTTCCTCAAGATCAATCTTTAAGGCAGTAGAAAGCATTACCTGCTTAGATGTTTATGTTTAAGTATATTCTTTGAAAGCCACAAACAACGTCTACTATCTGAAGTACTGTAAATACACAAAAAATAACATGGAACTTAATTGGTCCCATCAAATATTACTGTTGACCATATTCTCCTATATACTATAAGTATATGAGGCTTCATACATGCATCACAGTTTAGTACTTTTGAGTAAAAAGGATCCTGCagaatttatttatttgttaaaCCTGATACAAGCCTTTACGATTAAGGGCACCTGCAATAGAAATGGCTTCTAAAGTTGCTTTGATGTGCGGGAGTGCAAGGAATGTATTGTATATTGGATATACAAATTTGATGTTTATACACATGGAAAGATTAATAGTTGTGAAGACCAGGTAGAAGATGACTAAACAAAGCGTATAGGTgctattgaacaaaaatataaatgcaacatgcaacaatttcacagattgtactgagttacagttcatataaggacaattgaaatattgaaataaattcgttaggccctaatctatggatttcacaactgggaatacagatatgcatctgttggtcacagataccttaaaaaaaaaggtaggggcgtggatcagaaaaccagtcagtatctggtgtgaccatcatttgcctcatgcagcgtgacacatctctttcgcatagagttgatcaggatgttgattgtggcctgtggaatgttgtccctctcctcttcaatggctgtgtgaagttgctggatattggcgggaactggaacatgctgtcgtataCGTCAATCcatagcatcccaaacatgctcaatgtgtgacatgtctagtgagtatgaggccatggaagaactgggacattttcagcttccacgaattgtgtacagatccttttaaaaaattgtttttatttaaccttaactaggaaagtcagttaagaacaaattcttatgttaCAATGCGAAATGGACCCGTACATTATCATGCCGAAACGTGAGTTGGTTTGACTGAATGGGACGacagtgggcctcaggatcttgtcactgtatctctgtgcattcaaatagcCAATGATAAAATGCAGtagtgttcgttgtccgtagcttatgcctacccataccataaccctactgccaccatggggcactctgttcacaatgttgacatcagcaaaccacttgcccccacacgacaccatacacgtctgccatctgcccgatacagttgaaaccgggattcattcgtgaagagcacacttctccagcatgccaatgGTCTTCGAAGGTGAGCaattgcccactgaagtcggttacgacccGAACTACAAGACCCTGGCGAGGACGAAGAGcgcgcagatgagcttccctcagACGGCTTCTGACAGTTTGttcagaaattcttcggttgtgcaaacccactgtGTCATCAGTTATTCGGATGgctagtctcagacaatcccacaggtgaagaagacagatttggaggtcctgggctggcttggttacatgtggtcttcggttgtgaggccggttggacatactgccaaattctctcaaACAATGTtgtaggcggcttatggtagagaaatctaAATGTGattctttggcaacagctctggtggacattcctgcagtcagcatgccaattgcaaactCCCtctaaacttgagacatctgtggcattgtgttgtgtaacaaaactgcacattttagagtggccttttattgtcaccagcacaaggtgcacctgtgtaatgatgatgctgtttaatcagcgtcTTGAaatgccatacctgtcaggtggatcgattttcttggcaaaggacaaatttgtgtacaaaatttgagagaagcttttcgtgcatatggaacatttctgggatcttttatttcagctcatgaaacatgggaccaacactttacatgttgtgtttatatttttgttgtgcAGTATCAGAAAAAGCAGATTCTGAGGTTTCCAAAACACTTactgtaaggttctgtatttattcTCTTAGTCAGCCTTGTGTTCTGTgtcgttgtgttcttgaacgtagccctgcgTCTTTGTGTTCTTGAAGGTAGCcatgtctttcatttttgttctttGATTTCActtgtgttagttactcacctggtctcatcagctccttatttagttcagttcattctgtttgtgcctttgtgaggtattgttcgttttgagtctactaagccttttcctagctcgtttgtgaaaaccagttatagccttcagtcctagttttgattcacctgcctgtttgtctacctgtgtatgaccattgcctgctTGTGACCACGATTTCTGCCTTCTGTGAAGGGGAAATAAACACCTGCCGCGCTCTGcgtgtgaatctacacctttttcttcctgagtattcattacacttACCTTTGCCAAATATCACTTTTTCCAAGAAAAAAGCTGTTCCATATGCTTTACAGGTGAGCAAGCGGCAGCagatagactacagtaacataaaCCAGGCTTGGGCTCAACTCAACATTTTGTAATTGACTCCCATTCAACTCATGAGTTGAAATTTGAATTTAATTCAGTCCAATTCAAAGAAATTCCACTCAGTTATTAAACATGAGTTTCATTgtaaccctcaccttaaccataacccttaccatttttatttaaccccttttttctccccaatttcatgattacgatcttgtctcatcactgcaacttgCCAACGGGCTTGAGAGAGGCAAGGGCGAGTCATGTGGTCATGGCCGGGACTCTCTGTCACGGCAGGTAATGACTCAGCCTAGGatcaaaccccaggctgtagtgatgccgcaacactgtgatgcagtgccttagaccactctgGAAGCTCACCATTTTACATTTTAAATCAGGGAGCTGTTTTTGCACAAATTGGCTGCTTTAACACAGGCAACtgaattctgatcttttgccaatTATTTGGAATATCTGATACATATCTGATCTTTTCCCCAACGTATAAACAGCAAATCCATACACTCAGATTCGTTTATTTTTGTCGGGTGCCTTTTGACACAACTAGTACCTCCAAATTGGAGGCAATTaacatgcatttcaattaacaggtgtaccttgttaaaagttaatttctggaatttctttccttcttaatgcgtttgagcctgaATCAGTTGTGTGGTGACAAGGtatggggtggtatacagaagatagcactatttggtaaaagaccaagtccatattacggcaagaacagctcaaataagcaaagagaaacgaaagtccatcattacttcaagacatgaaggtcagtcaatccggaacattaagaactttgaaagtttcttcaagtgcagtcgcaaaaaccatcaagcactatgatgaaaccggctctcatgaggaccgccacaggaaaggaagacccagagtcccctttgctgcagaggataagttcattagagatacaAGCCTCAgacattgcagcccaaataaatgcttcacagagttcaagtaacagacacatctcaacatcaactgttcagaggacactgcgtgaatcaggccttcatggtcgagcagccaacaagtgctcagcatatgtgggaactccttcaagactgttggaaaagcattccaggtgaagcttactgaaagaatgccaagagtgtgcaaagctgtcatcaaggatggctactttgaagaatctaaaatatattttgatttgtttaatacttttttggttactacatgattccatatgtgttatttcatagtttgtcatcactattattctacaatgtagaaaatagtaaaataaagaaatacactGGAGTgagtatgtgtccaaacttttgactggtactgtgtatccTTAGATGGCAGCATAGGCCAACTAATAGCAAAGGTTCCTTTACAGCAGGCAGGTTGAAGTAAAGAACACTTGGACGAAGGTAACTTATGTATGAAACTGAATTGATACAGACTAACAGATGTTATTTGACATTACCAAAATGTTGACCATTAAAAGGACATTACACTCCAAAATCAAAGTTGTATGGAGGGTTTCAGATATCAAAAGTAATGTCAGGATTAACCCATGCCTCACACCATCAGGTGTGCATATATAATTTTATACCATAATCCAAAATGTCTTTCCCATATTTCTTCCATTAATTTGGGGTTAAAGTATATAGCTGGATATTCAGTGCCATTTCTAGTCATAAGCGATATAAGAGGCCGCTAGGGGGCCCCAATCAGGAAGTCAGTTGGTGTGTCAACTTACTGTTAGTTAGGATAGCAGAATACACACTGTGCAATgtcgaaatgtggttgtgcatcagcagttttccctcatgttatgtcagtcactgacagtcactcaattagcccatgtcagctcactcaattagcccatgtcatgTCAAGATTTTATAGATAAATTGGTCTAGCCACTAGCTTTGCCTGACTACCCAGTTTTATTGCGCCGACCAATTGCCATGCCATGCAGACCAACAATAGTTTTTCCTCCGCAATGAAGTATGTAGTGGACGATAGAGCACCGGAATAATTCATGTTGAGTCGTCAGGCAACTGCTAGCCAGCAATCTAagccttgtagtaatcatgggtGTATTACTGACCTGGCACGCACGTGCCAG from Salvelinus fontinalis isolate EN_2023a chromosome 35, ASM2944872v1, whole genome shotgun sequence harbors:
- the mrpl21 gene encoding 39S ribosomal protein L21, mitochondrial isoform X2, producing the protein MALTLRKGYLEMLRTCWRLQTRHVKIPVLNQMGLLCPAIARHGSSQSKLPSSYVPPTSLSRPLWPELSYISSDEKERQHKVVLENVNTLLAKEDYGRLFAVLHFASRQWKVTNEDLILIENHIDAECGDRIRLEKVLLVGGEEFTLIGRPLLGRDLVRVEATVIEKTESWPKVHMRFWKRHRYQKKRIIVQPQTVLRINTIEVAPRLT
- the mrpl21 gene encoding 39S ribosomal protein L21, mitochondrial isoform X1 produces the protein MALTLRKGYLEMLRTCWRLQTRHVKIPVLNQMGLLCPAIARHGSSQSKLPSSSYVPPTSLSRPLWPELSYISSDEKERQHKVVLENVNTLLAKEDYGRLFAVLHFASRQWKVTNEDLILIENHIDAECGDRIRLEKVLLVGGEEFTLIGRPLLGRDLVRVEATVIEKTESWPKVHMRFWKRHRYQKKRIIVQPQTVLRINTIEVAPRLT